The DNA region TGTGTTGCCGTTAACAGGCAATTTGAtgcatgtaaaaatgtttattgctTCTCAACTAAATTACCTTTCTTGTATGTATCTCTCTCGGTCTTCATCCAGCCTCAGGGAATCGGTGAGCCCAGTGTTTACCATGCTGTGGTGGTCATCTTCCTGGAGTTTTTTGCATGGGGTCTCCTTACCACCCCGATGCTTACGGTAAGCCCTGATACACACACTCTTGCATAGACATACTGTTATGTAAACTGACATAACAGTTTGTAATATGTTCATACGCCTACAACTCTCTTCTCTGGAAACATAGGCAAACAGTGACATTTCCCATTGACTAGAATCACACAAGGCCCGTCAGTGTTTATGAATGATTGAATTCCTAATAAGATGAGTGAGTGacgcagttttgttttttgtgcgtATGTGTTGGCAGATGCTTTGCGCTAATGGACTGAGAAATATGAAAAGGGCATCAAACTGTTGTATTGTCTGAGCACCGGTTCTTTGTTGAAAAGGCTTATCAGGCGGTCACTGGTTTGTGTTGTCAGGCCACTGCACAGATGCCTGCCACACATCACACAACGCATTTACCTCATTGCACTGCATAGTAGTTTGATTTAAGTATTTGCTACAGGTTACTCGAACAGCTTTATTTAGAGgattttcattccaaaatgtcacctgtgtttttgaaaaatgttggcGCAAAATCATCtgtcaataattaaaaaacacagatgatTGTTTCCTCAAAAACAGATCTAATTTGTAAGTAGAGTGCTAAGATGACTCAGAATGATGATAGGCTTTATTTTATACCAGCAGGGAATGTGTATtaatagttttctttttctgacagTAGCTTTCAATCTTTCAGCCAAGCTCTGTAGTTATTGAATTCCTGtccagtttttttgtgtgttttgtttttgtttttacccacACATTTTATCTCCTTTGTGTAGAAACTGGTATCTCAAACAAAATGATGAGCAAACATCTGTGCGCCACATGATGTAAACCAGACGGGCTTATGCAACGCATGCTTTTCAGCAGTCTCTTGTTTGAAGAGGTGGTTGTATGTTTAACTGTTAAGTATTAATTACTGGGGGTTTGTTGCCCTCAAGATCCCTGGGCGGAGGCAGGATTTGCATTTTGGACTAATCAGAGGGTGCCTGAAGATGAGAGGAACTGCTTCACTGCTCTCAATGAGTGTACTGCTTCATTAGTATCCAGCAGCTACAGTCTTCACTGAGCAttcacagtctgtgtgtgttgggtaACTGACTcccagaggaagagaggggattCTTAGCCATGCCGGGAACTTTCCCTCTGTACCCCTaaacaataaccagaacctgtTGTTCAGTCTCTGTCAAGCTCCACATGCTAAATTAAACCAAGGCTTCATGTTCCCACACCAGTGTCAATGACACTTGCTGCACACTGACGCTGATGGACTTTAAACTGAACATATGACAGCAGCGGTAAACCAAGCATggtcaaaaacagaaaagttctctatattttagtttaatgtgtttataATAAAAGCTGGTACACAAAGTAAATTAAATGAGtcaatttttatgttttttttttgtttgtttgtttgttttctgcattCAACTTCCAAATTCCAAATTAAGAAAActctaaacattttaaaataaaattgggGATTGCGCAGCCTCGACAGTGTATGCACTCTGAGTACTTCCTTGTCTGCAATGAAAGTTTGATAAGAGCAGTTTCCCAGCAAAACAGTTATCTAGTCATCAAACGGATGTCACTGTAAGTCAACTGCTGTAACATGACATTATAGAGATTTGATAATAGATGAGATTATTTTGCTCCCTGATattacactttttttattatattttatgataGCCAGGTCCTTACATCAGGATTGAATGAGGCGATAAAGTAGTCCTTAGTCTCTGTGGCTACACAGTCGTatttattaaatgaataaatgtcacTTTCAACAGAGCAGAGGGAAACGAACACAGTTTGTAACAGGTAAAAATACTCAGTTATCCAGTCTAGCGATAACCTGTAACCCGGACTTCACTTACTATAGACCAAAACTGGAAACTATTTTTGGAACAGCTTACCACATAAAGTGAGAATctattacagtttttaaaaacatgtataaactttttatttaaagaaatggaaagaggagaaatgGGTGAATGTATTAAGTATTACTCATTGTAGAAATTGTGCAATGAGTAATACTGTATCTGCTATAATaagttatttttacttttagtgtTTTAATCCTGTTACATGCTTCAATTTTATGCAAAACACTTTGTTGTATAtgctgtttacagtttgttttgttccttttttgtttttctgcatgaCAGTGTTTAAATCagtgtgcttttgtttgtgctctCCTGGTGAATATGATGAAAGGTGGTgaaagtttgtgtgtatgttgtttcatgaaagaataaaaccaaactAAACCAAATCAGTTTAATGATTCTCAACATGTGGGTCGTAGCCCTGTGGAAGGTCTCACATTAAAGATTGaatatttatgtttaatgtaGATGTGCACAATGTATAATAtttgatctgtttttgttttgttggtttttgcaTTACAATGAAAATTTACAGTGTGACGTTTTCTGCCATTTCGGCCTCAATTATTGAATTAGtggtttattttcttaatttcaaCCCTCCATCATTTGGTAGATTTTTGTCCCAATGGCTTCACGCTTGTTTTGCTCCCTAGCTGGAGTTAAACTCTGAAAAGTACATAAACCACTGTAGGTCATTGTTTGAAATGTGATGCAGACTATGTGGAGAACATGGTTTCATCTGGTgttatctgtgtttgttctCCAGGTATTACACCAGACATTCCCCCAACATACATTCCTGATGAATGGGCTTATCCATGGTGTCAAGGTAAGACATCAGTAGAAACAGAATAACTAGGTTCAAAACTCTATCCATAATATCTCTCATggcagaaatacaacagtgacACATGCAAATTGACAAAACAGTCAAGTTTGCATGTTAGCAAGTTATCTCTAGTCTTTTTATTCACAGTATCACAATAACAAGCAATATCTTTGTGTTGTTTGAAATGTGATGATTTTAAACAAGTGGTAGGGCAATATTTGTTTGCACTGTGGAGGAATAAATAAGCAATAATGTAACTTTTCATGGCCAGCAGCCttgtgctttttgtgttttaaagtacTACAGCTGCTGTTAACTAACACCTTATTCAATACTGCAAGTTTGTCTGGCTTTTATTTGCCCATGGAAGATTTGCTGAGCATGTGTGCGCTTGTTCAGCGACGCCCTGCTTGACACTAATTCAGTGACATGTTAACACCTGCAAGCTGTCCAGTAACCATAGCAGGTTCCCCAGCTGGCCACAGAATAGCTCACTGAAGCACCTTCGGGGGTGAAGTGCCTCAAGTGCACCTTGGCGGTCTTTATTCAGGAAAAGTGTGTCTAAAGATAGAGAGTACATGCTTTATTCACAGTAGCTACAATAGCCAGCTACAATAGCTTGGTGATACCAGACTTCACAGTCCATATACAGGACTTAAGAATGCCCAAACAATAGAAATAATTGTAAAGATATTGGCTTCCTTTTGTGTCAGTCTGGCTAGAGAAGACAAACTCAAGATAAAATGTGTGACTGGTGTTAATTTTCCACTTGTGAGTTAGCCATAAGGGCAGTTATATGCATAGGTTATAGTTACAATTTGTACATTGCCCTCTACCAAACCTGCAAGTTTAAAAACTGTGACAGAGTGCATGTACTCGAATCACAGTCCCTGTGAATGTATGAGTGGTAACTTCACTCAAGTTTTTCATTTACAGCACTTTTCTGATACATCCACCGCCATTTCTGTCCCATTTATTCCCCCaactctctctccatccttaCCAGGGCCTATTATCATTTCTGAGTGCGCCGCTGATTGGAGCGTTGTCAGACGTATGGGGACGCAAGTCCTTCTTGCTGCTTACAGTCTTCTTCACATGCGCGCCCATTCCACTGATGAAGATCAGCCCATGGTGAGTGCAAAACACTTGACAACTCTATACAATTATTCAGTCTTGTTTTTAGGTAGAATATTTTTAGGTTGTGCTGGCTGAGACACcatacaatataatgtaatctAATACAACAGAATAAACTACATCCCCAAAATTATCAATTATAAACCTCCCAAAGGTAGCATCTACAATGTAAAAAGGTTTAAGGTTTTAGCCATTATAGTTTGTCTGTCCTGACAAGCCAAacccttttcttctttcaggTGGTACTTTGCAGTCATCTCCATGTCCGGCGTCTTTGCCGTCACCTTCTCTGTGATCTTTGCCTATGTGGCGGATATCACGCAGGAGCATGAGAGGAGCACAGCATACGGTTTGGTAAGGAGATGGTTGAGCAGAGTGCtgattaaaatgtgtctttaaacACTTACAGAATGATAATGAAATCTAAGGAAGCAAGAATCGGTGAGGAATcgtgtctgtatttgtttattgcTTTTCATAACTGACAAAGTTCTTAAAAAGAGTCAAAACAGTTAAAGATCAATCCCTTGCTGTTTTTCTCACCTCAGCTCtgcttctccctccctccaggtATCAGCTACCTTTGCGGCCAGCCTGGTCACCAGCCCGGCCATCGGAGCCTACTTGTCTGTGGCCTATGGTGACACGTTGGTGGTGATTCTGGCCACAGCTATTGCCCTGCTCGACATCTGCTTCATCCTGGTGGCCGTACCGGAGTCACTTCCAGAGAAGATGAGGCCAGCATCATGGGGAGCACCCATCTCCTGGGAACAGGCAGACCCCTTCGCTGTGAGtaacaacatacacatacatgcagtgTGTTTTATCAACTATTAGTGTTTTATTGGAATAAAAACACGGTTGCCTAATCATATAATCATTTAAGGTTACACTCTTGAGTTGAAGCTTTTACTTCTCAGTAAAATGGATCTGTATAATTCAATGTTTTCTGTCATAGCAAAGAGTCTCATGCTGGGAATGCACTTGATAGTGCTGCAAATGTGCGAGGGCAGATTGCTCACAGACAAATTCTTTCAATCTCAGAAAGATCATTCAGTCATTAATTCCTGCGTAGCAACACAATGATGCATAAGCAGATTCCCTTATTTGTAATATATTAATTGTAATAAGAGTGTTATGCTGTAGCTTTAGGGATGACTTGGATCTTAATAAGGAAAGTCAGCTGTAGTTTACCTTTAGTTATGTCTGTTTTAGGAGTGTAAGCAGTACGTGTATTCGTCCTGAACCGTTCGGTTCTGTATGCGACTTCCTCAGATCGGTACGCTctgtgacccaaactattactgtcaaaattgTCTATTTATGTCGACTACAAGCATGCatggaacagaaattctagagcgcAAGTTTTACCCAGAACGTTTTGGCAGCACACCAGttgctgtctatcagctgtagcatgttAGTTGGCTTAGCCTGGTTAgccaggttagtcaagctcctgtagtgtcgctgcctgctaatgtcaaacacaaatgagagaccagagctggaggatcgtCTCATGACATTTAGATTCTCTGTATGGGAGCATTGCCATTTCCTGGTTAGTTCCAGCGAAAATGGGCAAAGGTTAGTGTCAAACTTTATGCCGACATTGTTCGACTGAAGTCGAGTGTGTCTGTGGgaacacttcaaacatgtcatttacaaCAGCATCACTCAAATGTGTTGATTTAGCGGAacgagacagaaacagactggaaggcgagtccttaTCCCTAGAGCGTTCAGGCAGCCGCCCACTGCAGATTCAGGCCGTGCCAAATCAACTAATGCTCTAGGAGAGTTCATCGCTGCAGATATGCGACCATACTTGTCatagaaaataaagaatttaagcatatggttAAAGTGCTTAAGCCACGCTACAGTGTGCCTTCACatgtgcattttagtcagtccTTTGTGCTGCCCTGTATAAACCAGTACAAGCTGCTGTTCAGAAATTATCAACTGGTCAAAGTCTTATGATTGAGCATTactgatgtttgtgtttatttatttatttatttatttatttatttatgtatttaaattttttcttattgacaatatgattatttgagtgcattaactgttacagtaagaattctGGCCAATAAGCCATTGTtgattgtttacatttttcaaacctTGACCCTAAAACCGAGGAACATACCGAACCGTGAATTTTGCTTACTGTTACACCCCTATTCTGTTATggtagcatgtgtgtgtctgtcttttgtgtgtAGATCTGATCAGATTTTGGACCTCCTTGCTCCCTAAATTTGCATATTGACAAGGAAAATGCAAATTTACATATGCAAGCTTTAATTTCTTGCATAACCTCAAAAGCATGACAGTTAAACTAGTCATGGTGATTTATGGCAGGACACTGGGCAGCAGTGGTGTCTTTTATTTCTTAGGGCTTATTAAATTAGGAGACAATGGTAAGTCAGCATGTCAAGAATTCCAGTGACATTGCtaatatttcaaattatttaGCTATGCAACAAGTAAAATTGCTTCTTGCTGTTCTCTTGGCCAGTCTCTGCGTAAGGTGGGCCAGGACTCCACGGTGCTCCTCATCTGCATCACAGTGTTTCTCTCCTACCTCCCCGAGGCCGGCCAGTACTCCAGTTTCTTCCTCTATCTCAGACAGGTAACAGTCTGCTCTCCCGGCTTACACATctccagaaacacacaaaaatgactggattatacacacaaacattgtttCGACTCATCATGTACGCTTACTACCACATGTAATAGCACCTGCTCATAAAAATTTGTTGAGCAACACCA from Siniperca chuatsi isolate FFG_IHB_CAS linkage group LG13, ASM2008510v1, whole genome shotgun sequence includes:
- the mfsd14a2 gene encoding MFSD14 family MFS transporter: MTGEKKKKKRLNRSILLAKKIIIKDGGSPQGIGEPSVYHAVVVIFLEFFAWGLLTTPMLTVLHQTFPQHTFLMNGLIHGVKGLLSFLSAPLIGALSDVWGRKSFLLLTVFFTCAPIPLMKISPWWYFAVISMSGVFAVTFSVIFAYVADITQEHERSTAYGLVSATFAASLVTSPAIGAYLSVAYGDTLVVILATAIALLDICFILVAVPESLPEKMRPASWGAPISWEQADPFASLRKVGQDSTVLLICITVFLSYLPEAGQYSSFFLYLRQVIGFSSETVAAFIAVVGILSILAQTVVLGILMRSIGNKNTILLGLGFQILQLAWYGFGSQPWMMWAAGAVAAMSSITFPAISAIVSRNADPDQQGVVQGMITGIRGLCNGLGPALYGFVFYLFHVELTDTDGSEKGAKPNMANPTDESAIIPGPPFLFGACSVLLSLLVALFIPEHTGPGMRPGAYKKHSNGAQSHSHSPQGSGAEGKEPLLEDSSV